GGCGGAGTTGATGCGTCAGGTGACGGACGCGACTCCGGCCCGTGCCCCGGACGGGCAACTCGCTTGGCAGGCCTGGCAGTCGGCCTTCGGCTGTGTGGACCTGCCGGCCTCCGAGGCTGCGGGCAGGCTGGAGCCCGCACTGCTGAAGGCCGTACGCGAGGCGGGTCTGCACACCACCTGGACCGAGCCCGACCCCTCGTACGAGCGTGCGGTGTCCGACTTCGTCGCTGCCGGGCCCGGCAGCGCCGGGGGTCCCGCCCGCGAGCTCCTCGCGGCCTTCGCCCGTACGCTCGCCCCCCAGGTGCGGGCCAATGTGCTGGGCGCGGCCCTCGTCCATCTGACGATGCCCGGAGTTCCCGATCTCTACCAGGGATCGGAGGTGGAGTACCTCGCCCTGGTGGACCCGGACAATCGGAGGCCCTTCGCGGAGCCGGTGCGGGCAGCCGCTGCGGCGGGCACCTCGGGCGAGAAGGCCCGGGTGACCGCCGCCGCGCTCCGGCTCCGCGCCGCGCTTCCGTCCGTGTTCGGCGAGTCGGGGACGTACGCCCCGCTCACCGCGCGGGGTCCCGCGGCGGCGCACGCGTTGGCGTTCTGCCGGTCGGGCGAGGTGGTCACGGCGGTGACCCGGCTCTCGCTCCGGCTGGCCGAGGCGGGCGGCTGGCGGGACACCGTCCTGCCACTGCCGGACTCCGGTCCCTGGCACGATCTCCTCTCCGAGGAGGGGGAGTTCGGCGGCGGTGAGGTGGCGGCCGCCGAGCTGTTCGCCGCACGCCCGGTCGCGCTGCTCAGGAGGGGGCCCAGGGGTACCGGTCACGAGCGTGGGTGACACGGGGGACGCGACCGACACACCGGAGGCGTGCGGGGCGGCCCGGGCAGGTGGGCGGACGCGCGTGCGGAAGGCTGACGGCCGCGCGTGCCCGGGCGCCGCGGTGGAACCGGTCAGGGCCGGTCTTCGCGTTGTTCCCCCGGGCCGGGCCGGGCCATCCGGAGGTTCGGCAGCTTGTCCCGCCACAAGTGCCGCTCGCCGGTGTCCTCGAACCCGTGGCGCCGGTAGAAGTCGATGGCCCGGTCGTTGTAGGCGGTGACCCACAGGCGGACGGGTGCGGAGCCGGCCCAGGTGAGGAAGGCCACCATCAACTCGCCTCCGATGCTCCGGCCCTGCGCCCGGGGCAGCAAGTACATCGGTCCGAGACTGACCGCTCCGCCGTCGTCGTCGCGACGCCCGCACAGCAAGCCGATGATCTCGCCCTCCTCCCGCACGACACGGCAGAAACGGTGTGCGGGTCGACGCTGGGCCTCGTCGATGAACCCTTGCCACCGGGCGATGCCCTCGTCGGTGACCACGTCGCCGCGCTGCGCCCGGATCCATGCCTCGTCGATCCCCGCGTCCTGGTTGGGGTAGGTCAGTAGCCAGGCCGCCAGGAGGGTGTGGGCAAGGGCTGGGGCGTCCTCGACCCGGGGGGTGTCGGTCACGAAGTTCACCCTGGCATTGTCCGGCGCGGCCCTTCGGATCGTCCTGCGATTTCCGTCGTCACCGGGGGCGTGCTCGACGGCCTCTCCGTGCCTGGCAGCCGCTGCCGCCCCCGCGTCGCCGGCCCGGGCCACAGCCGTCAGCCCTTCCCGTGCGTCGCGAGGCGGGTGAGGCTGCGGTCGTGCGGGCGGCTGAGGAGCAGCAGGGAGCAGACTGCGCCGATGAGCGCGCAGAACATGTCCCACTGGGTGTCCCACACGTCGCCCTGGGTGGCGAGGAACGAGTCGGCGGCTTCTCCTCCGGTCACCGCCGCCAGCCACTCCAGCATCTCGAAGACGGCGCTGAAGGCGAGGCAGGCGCACACGGTCAGCGGGGGGAGCCAGCGGCTGCCGCGCAGGGGCGAGGTGCGGACGAGGAGTTCCCGGACCAGGATCGCGGGCACGAACCCCTGCATGAGGTGGCCGAGGCGGTCGTACGGGTTGCGTTCCAGACCGAACCAGTCGCGTACCCAGTCACCGGCGGGCACCTCGGCGTACGTGTAGTGCCCGCCCACCATGAGGACGAGGGCGTGGACGGCCAGCAGTCCACAGAGCAGGCCGCTCAGCGGGAACCGCTTGCGCAGCAGGAACAGGGCCGGCAGGCCGATCATCACCCACACCGTTTCCAGCACCCAGGTGCCGGGTTCCTTGGCGCCCCAGGCGGACACGGCCAGCGCCACGGCGACCGCCGGTGCGAGAACGGCGGGCAGCAGGCGGCCCGTGGTCGACGGAACCTCCGACGGGATTTCGACGGACGGGTGGGTGGCGGGCATCACGCGCTCCTCTTGTCTGGGCTGTGCCGCCATTCTCGGCCGGCCCGAGGAGCCCGGGACTGAGTGCCGCTACTCAACAGCCGTGCTCATGTACCTGGTTGGAGGCTGAGGGCACGTGCCGCGCGAGGTGGCGCCATGGGGGCGCCGGTGGGGTGCGTTCCCCGGTCCCGCCCGGGCGGTCCGCACCCGCGGGTCCGACGACGACCGGGGCGCCGCCCGCTTCAGAGGGCCGGCGGGCTGTCCGGCGGGAGGTCCGGCCGCCGCTCCGGCGGGAGGGGCGGGGGCGCTGTCAGGCGGAAGGTCATGTGGCCGAAGCTCACCTGGTCGCCCTCGCGGACCGGGACCACTCCGACGACCCGCTGTCCGTTGACGCAGGTGCCGTTGGTCGAGCCGAGGTCGCGGAGCAGCCAGATCCGTCCCCGTGCGGTGAGTTCGGCGTGGTTGCGGGAGACCGTCTCGTGGTTGAGCCGCAGTCCGTTGCCCGGGTCGCGCCCGATGAGCAGCGGGTACGGTCCGGGGGCGGGCAGCAGGAGCCGCGGCAGCTTCCCGGCTTGCCACGCCATGCGCAGCCGGCCGGGGAAACCGGAGACCGTGCCGACCGCGCGCAACAGGCCGCGGCTCCACACGCGCTCCTCGCGCAGGTCGGCGGTGAGGGCCGCCAGGTCCTCGGGCCGGTGGGCGGCGAGGGCGAGTTCCATCCGGCGCAGGAAGGTGTCGTGGGACAGCCGTCCCTGGGCGGCGCCCTCCCTCAGCACGTCGAGGACACGGTCGCGTTGGACGTCGGACACCCGCGCGGGATACGTGTGGAACTCGGAGGAAGACGTCACCCGGTGATTGTCGGGCCGAGCGGCCCGGGGTGTCCAGAAGCGGCGTCGGCGGACCGGACCGGGTGGCGACGCGCCGAGGAGGCCCGGCCGGGGGCTCCTCAGCCGGTGGGGGCTCCTCAACCGGTGGGGGCTTCTCCCGAGCGCTCCAGGTCGAGCGCCACGGTGCGGACGGCTTCGACGATGGGCAGCAGCTTCCGGCCGAACGGGGTGAGGCCGTACACCGCCGACTGCTTGCTCCTCGACTCCGCGACCCGTACGACGACGCCGGCGTCGTCCAGCTTGCGCAGCCGGCTGGTCAGAGTGACGGCGTTGACCTTCGGAATGGCCCGCTGCAGTTCGTTGAAGCGCATTTCCGACTTCTGCAGGGTCATCACGATCGCCAGGGTCCACAGGTCACCGACGACCGACAGGATCTCCATGCACCGCGCTGTCTGGAGGTCTTCGGGTTGATTCATGGTGTGGCCATTTTAGGCCGCGCCCGCCCCTTGCCCGCCCCGACGGGCAGGGGGACACGGCCTGGGGGGGTTTCCGGGTGACCGCCGTGGTAGCGTCACCCCCTACCGCTAAAGAATCTTTAGTGGTTCTTCGAAGGGGGCACTCCATGAGGATCACGATCTTCGGCTCGACCGGGCGGATGGGCCAGTTACTGGTGCGTCAAGCCCTCGACGCGGGGCACATCGTCACGGCCTACGCCCGCACACCGGCGAAACTCCTCGTCTCGCACCCGAACTTGTCCGTCGTGGCCGGCCAACTCGACGACGAGGAAGCGATCCTCGAAGCGGTCCGCGGCGCCGATGCCGTCATCGAGGGCGTCGGCTCGGAGAGCGCCGCCACCCGCAGGATCATCGCCGCGATGGACGCGTCCGGGGTCGGACGGTTGGTCGTGGTGTCCACGTGCAGCGTGCCGGACCCGGCCGACCTGCCGGATCTGAAGTTCAAGGCCCTCGTCCGGTTCGTCAAGACCGCCGCGCCCCGCGCGTGGGCCGAAGTGCGCGCCGCAGCCGAGGCGGTGCGCGCCAGCGAC
The DNA window shown above is from Streptomyces sp. NBC_00247 and carries:
- a CDS encoding GNAT family N-acetyltransferase; translation: MNFVTDTPRVEDAPALAHTLLAAWLLTYPNQDAGIDEAWIRAQRGDVVTDEGIARWQGFIDEAQRRPAHRFCRVVREEGEIIGLLCGRRDDDGGAVSLGPMYLLPRAQGRSIGGELMVAFLTWAGSAPVRLWVTAYNDRAIDFYRRHGFEDTGERHLWRDKLPNLRMARPGPGEQREDRP
- a CDS encoding DUF2238 domain-containing protein gives rise to the protein MPATHPSVEIPSEVPSTTGRLLPAVLAPAVAVALAVSAWGAKEPGTWVLETVWVMIGLPALFLLRKRFPLSGLLCGLLAVHALVLMVGGHYTYAEVPAGDWVRDWFGLERNPYDRLGHLMQGFVPAILVRELLVRTSPLRGSRWLPPLTVCACLAFSAVFEMLEWLAAVTGGEAADSFLATQGDVWDTQWDMFCALIGAVCSLLLLSRPHDRSLTRLATHGKG
- a CDS encoding DUF1707 and FHA domain-containing protein, whose protein sequence is MTSSSEFHTYPARVSDVQRDRVLDVLREGAAQGRLSHDTFLRRMELALAAHRPEDLAALTADLREERVWSRGLLRAVGTVSGFPGRLRMAWQAGKLPRLLLPAPGPYPLLIGRDPGNGLRLNHETVSRNHAELTARGRIWLLRDLGSTNGTCVNGQRVVGVVPVREGDQVSFGHMTFRLTAPPPLPPERRPDLPPDSPPAL
- a CDS encoding winged helix-turn-helix transcriptional regulator produces the protein MNQPEDLQTARCMEILSVVGDLWTLAIVMTLQKSEMRFNELQRAIPKVNAVTLTSRLRKLDDAGVVVRVAESRSKQSAVYGLTPFGRKLLPIVEAVRTVALDLERSGEAPTG
- a CDS encoding NAD(P)-dependent oxidoreductase — translated: MRITIFGSTGRMGQLLVRQALDAGHIVTAYARTPAKLLVSHPNLSVVAGQLDDEEAILEAVRGADAVIEGVGSESAATRRIIAAMDASGVGRLVVVSTCSVPDPADLPDLKFKALVRFVKTAAPRAWAEVRAAAEAVRASDLDWTLVRVAKLDNGPATGEIKVGHYGHAVVGLSLSRADMASFLLGQVTDLTHLREAPAISN